A genomic stretch from Phycisphaerae bacterium includes:
- a CDS encoding flagellar assembly protein FliW: MDRTGVHAGYGWCDRNSGVRSDTGEQDVMVIETSRFGGIEVDDQRFLNFPKGLLGFPDDREYALIQTGENSAFYWMQAVHRPELAFVVCDPRMFVPDYRVVVKAEDLGHIGLTQTHGSQVFVIVNKYEDQLTANLQGPLILNIATRVGKQLVLADKRYSTRHPLMDLPVRQASVSRSA, translated from the coding sequence TTGGATCGCACCGGCGTCCACGCCGGGTACGGCTGGTGCGATCGAAATAGCGGTGTCCGAAGCGACACCGGGGAGCAAGACGTGATGGTCATCGAGACGTCGCGGTTCGGCGGAATCGAGGTCGACGATCAACGATTCCTCAACTTTCCCAAGGGTCTCCTGGGTTTCCCGGACGACCGGGAGTATGCGCTGATTCAGACCGGCGAGAACAGCGCGTTCTACTGGATGCAGGCGGTCCATCGGCCGGAACTGGCCTTCGTGGTCTGCGATCCGCGGATGTTCGTGCCGGATTACCGCGTGGTCGTGAAGGCCGAGGACCTCGGGCACATCGGCCTGACTCAGACGCACGGCTCGCAGGTTTTCGTCATCGTCAACAAGTACGAGGACCAGCTCACGGCGAACCTGCAGGGCCCGCTGATCCTGAATATCGCGACGCGCGTCGGCAAGCAGCTCGTCCTGGCGGACAAGCGTTACTCCACGCGGCATCCGCTCATGGATCTGCCGGTGCGGCAGGCGAGTGTCAGCCGGTCGGCGTAG
- the csrA gene encoding carbon storage regulator CsrA, with translation MLVLSRQRDETIMIGDDIEITIVDIRGDKVRLGITAPTHVPVHRKEVYDAIQRENRAAANIKPEDLPPDSAGPGGHNPRRGGPRSS, from the coding sequence ATGTTGGTTCTATCACGTCAGCGCGACGAGACGATCATGATCGGCGACGACATCGAGATCACGATCGTGGACATTCGAGGCGACAAGGTCCGCCTCGGCATTACCGCGCCCACGCATGTTCCCGTGCATCGCAAGGAAGTGTACGACGCGATCCAGCGCGAAAATCGGGCGGCGGCGAATATCAAGCCGGAGGACCTGCCGCCCGACAGCGCGGGACCCGGCGGTCATAACCCCCGTCGGGGTGGACCGCGATCGAGTTAA
- a CDS encoding flagellin — protein MARINTNTASIVAGRQLTRAHSSLQVSLERLSSGLRINRGADDPAGLIISQHLRSEIEGVRQAVANSQRASNMVATTEGALNEVAALLNDIQSKIVESANIGAISEDEIRANQLQIDSAIDSITRIANTTTFGGRKLLNGSLGYITSGINAAQIADTRINNVSFGTASYIPVNVSVIQSAQHGQLQFQTSAITASVTIELAGTEGVTAISLLSGTTASAIAAAVNLVKDSTGVSASLINAGVPASGIVLSSIEFGSAAFVQVTEIGSTTPVFSTVDGSGTANRRDTGRDVSVTINGASALGRGLDVFLNTTGLGIELRLQDAFNTAGSTSFAITGGGAIFQLGAGVETNQQVNFGMHSTAATRLGNGSLGYLTEITSGGSSSLVNGQTAQAAKIVAEAVRQVSVMRGRLGAFEKDTLDTNVNQLGITLENLTAAESSIRDLDFAQETSALTRSQVLVSAGTSILAIANQTPQSVLSLLR, from the coding sequence ATGGCGCGCATTAACACCAACACCGCCTCCATCGTGGCAGGTCGGCAACTCACGCGGGCGCACAGCTCGCTCCAGGTTTCGCTGGAGCGGCTGTCCAGCGGACTGCGGATCAATCGCGGCGCGGACGATCCGGCCGGGCTGATCATCTCGCAGCACCTCCGCTCGGAGATCGAGGGCGTTCGCCAGGCCGTCGCCAACTCGCAGCGGGCCTCCAACATGGTGGCGACGACCGAAGGCGCGCTCAATGAGGTCGCCGCCCTGCTCAACGACATTCAGTCGAAGATCGTTGAGTCGGCCAACATTGGGGCGATCTCCGAGGACGAGATTCGCGCCAACCAGTTGCAGATCGACTCGGCGATCGATTCCATCACACGGATCGCCAATACGACGACCTTCGGCGGGCGAAAGCTCCTCAACGGCTCCCTCGGCTACATCACCAGCGGCATCAACGCGGCTCAGATCGCCGATACCCGCATCAACAACGTCTCCTTCGGCACGGCCAGCTACATCCCCGTCAATGTCAGCGTCATCCAATCGGCCCAGCACGGCCAGCTCCAGTTCCAGACCTCGGCGATCACCGCGTCGGTCACCATCGAACTGGCCGGCACCGAGGGCGTGACGGCGATTTCGCTGCTCTCCGGGACGACGGCCAGCGCTATTGCGGCGGCCGTCAACCTTGTGAAGGACTCGACCGGCGTGAGCGCATCGCTGATCAACGCGGGAGTCCCCGCCAGCGGGATCGTCCTGTCGTCGATCGAATTCGGCAGTGCGGCGTTCGTGCAGGTCACCGAGATCGGCAGCACCACGCCGGTCTTCAGCACGGTCGATGGCAGCGGGACGGCCAACCGCCGCGACACGGGCCGCGACGTCTCCGTCACCATCAACGGGGCCAGCGCCCTCGGCCGCGGTCTGGATGTGTTCCTCAACACGACCGGCCTGGGGATCGAGCTGCGGCTGCAGGACGCGTTCAACACGGCGGGCTCGACGTCGTTCGCGATCACGGGCGGAGGGGCGATCTTCCAACTCGGCGCGGGCGTGGAGACCAACCAGCAGGTGAACTTCGGCATGCATTCGACTGCCGCGACGCGCCTCGGCAACGGCTCGCTCGGGTACCTGACCGAGATTACCAGCGGCGGCTCGTCCAGTCTGGTGAACGGCCAGACGGCGCAGGCGGCCAAGATTGTCGCCGAGGCAGTGCGGCAAGTGTCGGTCATGCGCGGCCGACTCGGGGCGTTCGAGAAGGACACGCTCGACACGAACGTGAACCAGCTCGGCATCACGCTGGAGAATTTGACGGCGGCGGAGTCGAGCATCCGCGATCTGGACTTCGCGCAGGAGACGAGCGCCCTGACGCGCTCGCAGGTCCTGGTGAGCGCGGGCACGAGCATCCTGGCGATCGCGAACCAGACTCCGCAGTCGGTACTGTCGCTGCTGCGGTAG
- a CDS encoding HD domain-containing phosphohydrolase, with protein MSTSITAIHGLINLLDALNCGALLVNRSGSIEYANDRLCQMIGRSRDQLIGRKTESLYSTEAAIDFLRSRLHNFDEAHEGEFFLPAADGSELPVIISGRPLGSAAPLADHRLITAIDISAQKKAELRSREEYETISTLSDTILEQAIDLKHYSQKLEEKVRERTAELHDANMEAIYMLAVASEAKDADTGAHVRRIEHYTRTLALEMGVPPARAEEFGYAAILHDVGKMQVPDHILKKPGPLDKTERTEMMLHCITGERILSKKPFFETARQIARSHHENWDGSGYPDGLRGEAIPLPARIVHLADVFDALTSARVYKPPWPPDKAVTAITEGGGTQFDPSVVSAFKALVDTNRFNPAPAP; from the coding sequence TTGTCCACCTCCATCACCGCCATTCACGGTCTCATCAACCTCCTCGACGCCCTCAATTGCGGCGCGCTCCTCGTCAACCGGTCAGGCAGCATCGAATACGCCAACGACCGCCTCTGTCAGATGATCGGCCGGTCGCGCGACCAGCTCATCGGCCGCAAGACCGAGTCGCTCTACTCCACGGAGGCGGCGATCGACTTCCTACGCTCACGGCTGCACAACTTTGACGAGGCCCACGAGGGCGAGTTCTTCCTCCCCGCGGCCGACGGCAGCGAGCTGCCGGTCATCATCTCCGGTCGGCCCCTCGGCAGCGCCGCCCCGCTTGCCGACCACCGCCTGATCACGGCCATCGACATCTCCGCCCAAAAGAAAGCCGAGCTCCGCAGCCGCGAGGAGTACGAAACAATCTCCACGCTCAGCGATACCATCCTCGAACAGGCCATCGACCTCAAGCACTACTCGCAGAAGCTCGAGGAAAAAGTCCGCGAGCGCACTGCCGAGTTGCACGACGCCAACATGGAGGCAATCTACATGCTCGCCGTCGCCAGCGAGGCCAAGGACGCCGATACGGGCGCCCACGTCCGCCGGATCGAGCACTACACGCGGACACTCGCCCTGGAGATGGGTGTGCCGCCCGCGAGGGCCGAGGAGTTCGGCTACGCCGCGATCCTCCACGACGTCGGCAAGATGCAGGTCCCTGACCACATCCTCAAGAAGCCCGGCCCGCTCGACAAGACCGAGCGCACCGAGATGATGCTGCACTGCATTACCGGCGAGCGGATCCTCTCCAAGAAGCCCTTCTTCGAAACTGCCCGCCAGATCGCCCGCAGCCACCATGAAAACTGGGACGGCTCCGGCTACCCCGACGGTCTCCGCGGCGAGGCGATCCCCCTGCCCGCGCGGATCGTCCACCTCGCCGACGTCTTCGACGCCCTCACCAGCGCCCGCGTGTACAAACCGCCGTGGCCCCCCGACAAGGCGGTCACCGCGATCACTGAAGGCGGCGGCACGCAGTTCGACCCGTCGGTCGTCTCGGCGTTCAAGGCCCTCGTTGACACGAACCGATTCAACCCTGCTCCGGCTCCGTAG
- a CDS encoding asparagine--tRNA ligase: MIAAIKDLHQHVGQTITLQGWLYHRRDSGKIAFLVIRDGSGLCQCVVSKNETTEPFFETARRLGQETSLRVTGTVRADPKQVGGHELDVTGLEVVGESVDFPITPKPHGIEFLMKHRHLHFRSRRQWHILRVRATLVDEIRGYFNRNGYTLIDTPIFAPAAGEGAQTLFEVDYFGEPVYLAQTGQLYVEAACMAFGKVYCFGPTFRAEKSKTRRHLTEFWMVEPEIAYAELDDVIAVAEDFVCSIVDRILRDHRADLEFLGRDIAQLQKIKKPFHRLKHAEAGDILRGPKAKELLEKDLAAKTARIEEVKKSIAEKEAKEKSQGVKQWEKDKLVAEIHDLREELGDLEVEVENIPHHIQLAANFDPGGDLGGSDETIISRLHDRPTFVTHYPKACKAFYMKRSADDPTRVNNVDLLAPDGYGEIIGGSQREDNLDVLLERVKEDELDPADYEWYFDLRRYGTVPHGGFGLGVERTLAWLCGLKHIRETIPFPRMMGKFYP; the protein is encoded by the coding sequence ATGATCGCCGCCATCAAAGACCTTCACCAACACGTCGGCCAGACCATCACGCTCCAGGGCTGGCTCTACCACCGCCGCGACTCCGGGAAGATCGCCTTTCTCGTCATCCGCGACGGGTCGGGACTCTGCCAGTGCGTTGTGAGCAAGAACGAGACGACCGAGCCGTTTTTCGAAACGGCCCGGCGACTCGGGCAGGAAACCTCCCTCCGCGTCACCGGGACCGTCCGCGCGGACCCCAAACAGGTCGGCGGTCACGAACTGGACGTGACCGGCCTCGAGGTGGTCGGCGAAAGCGTCGATTTCCCCATCACTCCCAAGCCGCACGGCATCGAGTTCCTCATGAAACACCGCCACCTGCACTTCCGCTCGCGGCGGCAGTGGCACATCCTCCGCGTCCGCGCGACGCTCGTCGACGAAATCCGCGGCTACTTCAACCGCAACGGCTACACGCTCATCGACACGCCCATTTTCGCCCCCGCCGCAGGGGAGGGCGCACAGACTCTTTTCGAGGTCGATTACTTCGGCGAGCCCGTCTATCTCGCCCAGACCGGTCAGCTTTACGTCGAGGCGGCTTGCATGGCCTTTGGCAAGGTCTATTGCTTCGGCCCGACGTTCCGTGCGGAGAAGAGCAAGACCCGGCGACACCTCACCGAATTTTGGATGGTCGAGCCGGAGATCGCCTATGCCGAACTGGACGACGTGATCGCCGTCGCCGAGGACTTCGTCTGCTCGATAGTCGACCGCATCCTTCGCGACCACCGCGCCGACCTGGAATTCCTCGGCCGCGACATTGCTCAACTGCAAAAGATCAAAAAGCCGTTCCATCGTCTGAAGCATGCCGAGGCGGGCGATATTCTCCGCGGGCCAAAGGCGAAAGAGCTATTGGAGAAGGATCTCGCCGCGAAGACCGCCCGCATCGAGGAAGTCAAGAAATCCATCGCCGAGAAGGAGGCCAAGGAAAAGAGCCAGGGCGTCAAGCAGTGGGAAAAGGACAAGCTCGTGGCGGAGATCCACGACCTCCGCGAAGAACTCGGCGACCTGGAGGTCGAGGTCGAGAACATCCCGCACCACATCCAGCTTGCCGCGAACTTCGACCCCGGCGGCGACCTCGGCGGTAGCGACGAGACCATCATCAGCCGCCTGCACGACCGCCCCACCTTTGTCACGCACTACCCCAAGGCGTGCAAGGCGTTCTACATGAAGCGGAGCGCCGACGACCCCACGCGGGTCAACAACGTCGACCTGCTCGCCCCTGACGGCTACGGCGAGATCATCGGCGGCTCACAGCGCGAGGACAATCTCGACGTGCTCCTGGAGCGCGTCAAAGAAGACGAACTCGACCCCGCTGATTACGAATGGTACTTCGACCTCCGCCGCTACGGCACCGTCCCCCACGGCGGCTTCGGTCTCGGTGTGGAACGCACGCTCGCCTGGCTATGCGGTCTCAAACACATCCGCGAGACAATCCCCTTCCCGCGGATGATGGGGAAGTTCTATCCGTAG
- the murI gene encoding glutamate racemase, with the protein MSGDSRCIGVFDSGIGGLTVVRELQRRLPDERIVYFGDTARVPYGIKSTQTVTRFAREICEFLLRFDPKMIVVACNTVSAVALEELESVLTVPVCGVVDPGARQAILLAQGHTIAVIATEATIGSDAYRRAMNRYQASTRVIQKPCPLFVPLVEEGRRCDDAITKAVVRDYLEPIMRLDPKVLVLGCTHYPLLKPAIADFVGPGVKLVDSGEQMASMVVERLRSRGALCEDGGGGGLTCYVSDNPQRFRELGQRFLDHAVVDVTWVSHEQLVSQEPTATV; encoded by the coding sequence ATGTCTGGCGATTCTCGTTGTATCGGCGTTTTTGATTCCGGCATCGGCGGGCTGACGGTCGTGCGCGAATTGCAGCGACGCCTGCCTGACGAGCGAATCGTCTATTTCGGAGATACCGCCCGCGTCCCCTACGGTATCAAAAGTACGCAGACCGTCACGCGCTTTGCCCGAGAGATCTGCGAGTTTCTCCTTCGCTTCGATCCCAAGATGATCGTCGTGGCCTGCAACACCGTCAGCGCCGTGGCGCTGGAGGAACTGGAGTCGGTGCTGACCGTGCCGGTCTGCGGCGTGGTCGATCCGGGGGCAAGGCAGGCGATACTGCTGGCACAGGGTCATACGATTGCCGTCATCGCCACGGAGGCGACGATCGGCTCAGACGCGTATCGCCGGGCGATGAACCGCTATCAGGCCAGCACCCGGGTCATTCAAAAGCCCTGCCCGCTCTTTGTCCCGCTGGTGGAAGAGGGGCGGCGGTGCGATGATGCGATCACCAAGGCGGTCGTGCGGGATTATCTGGAGCCGATCATGCGGTTGGATCCCAAGGTCCTCGTCCTCGGCTGCACGCACTATCCGCTCCTCAAGCCTGCCATTGCGGATTTCGTCGGTCCCGGCGTCAAGCTCGTCGATTCCGGCGAGCAGATGGCCAGCATGGTCGTCGAGCGGCTGCGATCGCGCGGGGCGCTGTGCGAGGACGGCGGCGGGGGCGGCCTGACTTGCTACGTCAGCGATAATCCGCAAAGATTCCGCGAATTGGGGCAGCGATTCCTGGATCATGCCGTCGTGGACGTGACCTGGGTGTCGCACGAGCAGTTGGTCTCGCAGGAACCGACAGCGACGGTGTAG
- a CDS encoding HEAT repeat domain-containing protein: MGRSRNILFIALCLAMGMELPLTGCASSRNSSWIKKPKSSQDYLDMALEAPGADDRRKGVVGLSDSRDGQTDWAMKVYDTVARTDRDTMVRCAAIRAMAPASGAAQIPTIIKLLAGTTQRSADCRAAPAALRWEAAKLLLQIVRDYTYDESQRPPIIRALLDRLARDTDRNVRLTTIETLAYFAERPIPEALVDAMDGDDFAIQHAAEESLIALTGHTHNHDAKAWRKWLADAQDPFENAGQIPEGSAVKSSAWGEWPW, encoded by the coding sequence ATGGGGCGGTCACGAAACATTTTGTTCATTGCGTTATGCCTGGCGATGGGCATGGAACTCCCGCTGACCGGATGTGCTTCCTCGCGCAACAGTTCGTGGATCAAGAAGCCCAAATCGAGTCAAGATTATCTAGACATGGCCCTGGAGGCGCCGGGGGCGGATGACCGGCGAAAAGGCGTTGTGGGCTTGTCCGACAGCCGCGATGGCCAAACGGACTGGGCCATGAAAGTCTATGACACGGTGGCGCGGACCGATCGGGACACCATGGTCCGATGCGCTGCGATTCGGGCAATGGCGCCCGCGTCGGGCGCTGCACAGATACCGACGATCATCAAACTGCTGGCCGGTACCACGCAGCGATCGGCGGACTGCCGCGCAGCTCCCGCGGCGCTTCGTTGGGAGGCGGCCAAGCTCCTGTTGCAGATCGTGCGCGACTACACCTATGACGAATCCCAGCGCCCGCCGATCATCAGGGCGCTCCTCGATCGACTCGCGCGCGACACCGATCGCAATGTACGGTTGACGACCATCGAGACGTTGGCCTATTTCGCCGAGCGGCCGATCCCGGAGGCCCTGGTGGATGCCATGGACGGCGACGATTTTGCCATTCAGCACGCCGCCGAAGAATCATTAATCGCCTTGACCGGTCACACGCACAACCATGATGCCAAGGCCTGGCGAAAGTGGCTGGCGGATGCCCAGGATCCGTTTGAGAACGCCGGACAGATTCCGGAAGGCAGTGCGGTCAAGAGTTCGGCGTGGGGGGAGTGGCCGTGGTAA
- the dprA gene encoding DNA-processing protein DprA: MSSQPVASPLAEKYLRLHLCPEVGPIRFANLLRELGDIDTVLGAGVSRLMAVEKIGQKVAGNIARERDSARVTEEIELAGRYGVRILCLADEEYPPPLKKIEDPPACLYVKGTLTRNDLLALGVVGSRHCTRYGAEQAERFAALAAHAGMTIASGMARGIDSAAHRGALAASGRTIAVLGCGLCHIYPPESGELAEKISAAGALVSELPMGVAPDSKNFPPRNRIIAGLSMGVLIVEAARRSGALITARLASEYNRVVFAVPGRIDTASAEGCNDLIKTGAAKLVMGLPDILQELGDAGAALMSAFAPPEERGEVVAQRSLPLDEAEKTVLAAIVGEPLPIEGVCEESGLPPARVAAVLTSLQLKGVIRRLPGDLYERAGRQ, encoded by the coding sequence ATGTCGTCGCAGCCTGTCGCCAGCCCCCTGGCCGAAAAATACCTGCGCCTGCACCTGTGCCCGGAGGTGGGGCCCATCCGCTTCGCGAACCTCCTTCGCGAACTCGGCGACATCGACACCGTCCTGGGCGCCGGCGTTTCGCGGCTTATGGCCGTCGAGAAAATCGGCCAGAAGGTGGCGGGCAATATCGCCCGCGAGCGAGACTCCGCGCGCGTCACCGAAGAGATTGAGCTCGCCGGGCGGTACGGTGTGCGCATTCTCTGTCTCGCGGACGAAGAATATCCGCCGCCCCTAAAAAAGATCGAAGATCCACCGGCGTGTCTGTATGTCAAAGGGACGCTCACGCGCAACGACCTCCTGGCCTTGGGCGTCGTCGGCTCCCGTCATTGCACGCGCTACGGCGCCGAGCAGGCCGAGCGTTTTGCCGCGCTCGCCGCGCACGCGGGAATGACGATCGCGTCGGGCATGGCGCGAGGCATCGACAGCGCCGCGCATCGAGGCGCACTGGCCGCCAGCGGTCGTACGATTGCGGTGCTGGGCTGCGGCCTTTGCCACATCTACCCGCCTGAATCCGGTGAATTGGCGGAAAAAATCAGCGCTGCCGGCGCATTGGTGAGCGAGTTGCCGATGGGTGTCGCCCCGGACTCCAAGAACTTCCCACCGCGAAATCGCATCATCGCCGGTCTCTCCATGGGCGTCCTGATCGTCGAAGCCGCGCGGCGCAGCGGAGCACTGATCACCGCCCGACTCGCCTCCGAATACAACCGTGTGGTCTTCGCCGTCCCAGGCCGCATTGACACGGCCTCCGCCGAAGGCTGCAACGACCTGATCAAGACCGGTGCGGCCAAGCTGGTGATGGGGCTTCCCGACATCTTGCAGGAATTGGGCGACGCCGGCGCTGCCCTGATGAGCGCCTTTGCCCCGCCGGAAGAACGCGGAGAGGTCGTCGCCCAGCGCTCGCTCCCTCTCGACGAGGCCGAAAAGACGGTCCTTGCGGCCATCGTCGGCGAACCGCTTCCGATCGAAGGCGTGTGCGAAGAGTCCGGCCTGCCCCCCGCCCGCGTCGCGGCGGTCCTGACGAGCCTGCAACTCAAGGGCGTGATTCGACGGCTACCGGGGGACTTGTATGAACGGGCGGGGCGACAATGA
- a CDS encoding DUF2203 domain-containing protein, translating into MEVFDVAKSRRRAAKNKNPRIFTLEHANRTLPLVQRIVADMVRQYKKVDALEERCHIRRPSVSSEAQAKLCRQYESELEKLRELSAELAAIGCEIKDWRIGLIDFAAVREGRVIELCWRLGETQIEHWHEVGAGFQNRRPIDETFAVPATV; encoded by the coding sequence ATGGAAGTTTTCGACGTTGCCAAATCCCGGCGCCGCGCCGCCAAGAATAAAAACCCGCGCATCTTCACGCTCGAACACGCCAACCGAACGCTGCCGCTTGTGCAGCGGATCGTCGCGGACATGGTTCGACAGTATAAGAAGGTGGACGCGCTCGAAGAGCGGTGTCACATCCGTCGTCCGTCGGTGAGCAGCGAGGCGCAGGCCAAGCTCTGCCGCCAGTACGAATCGGAGTTGGAAAAGCTTCGCGAACTCTCCGCGGAACTCGCCGCCATCGGCTGTGAAATCAAGGACTGGCGGATCGGCCTGATCGATTTCGCTGCCGTCCGTGAAGGACGCGTCATTGAGTTGTGCTGGCGGCTGGGTGAGACGCAGATCGAACACTGGCATGAAGTCGGCGCCGGGTTCCAAAACCGCCGGCCGATTGATGAGACCTTCGCCGTCCCGGCGACCGTTTGA
- a CDS encoding amidohydrolase, producing MMNRGFVYSGVVFALAGSLWADDARLGAIKARPINAELSTAMDQRIAASTSSWQGLYQTSHTNPELSRQEKQSAARIAKLFREAGIAVTENVGGYGVVGVLKNGPGPTVLIRGDMDALPIIEETGLPFASKVKVELGDGSHVGVMHACGHDMHQTILVATAQTLVALKDRWKGTVVFIAQPAEEIGVGALAMIDDGLFTRFPKPEYCIALHVSHEMLSGTVGYTPGWVWANVDSVDITIHGKGGHGAYPHAAIDPVVTAAQIVTGLQTIVSRRVNPLDQAVVTVGSIHAGTKHNIIPATAQLQLTVRTFTDEVRKEVLDSIKRITVQTARAMGCPKDPDVVVLDDEFTPASFNDPGLTAAAVEVFKGILGEANVIQRPPSMGGEDFGRYAKHLGVPGFMFQLGVVDPQRWEASRKPGGEPLPTVHSSKFQVDIEPTLQTGVRCMTSLALSLLSEP from the coding sequence ATGATGAATAGAGGTTTCGTGTATTCAGGTGTCGTTTTCGCGCTCGCCGGCTCGCTATGGGCAGACGACGCGCGATTGGGGGCAATAAAGGCCAGGCCTATCAACGCCGAACTGTCGACCGCGATGGACCAGCGAATTGCCGCCTCGACAAGCAGTTGGCAAGGCCTCTACCAAACCTCCCACACCAACCCCGAACTCTCCCGCCAGGAGAAGCAGTCCGCCGCCCGGATCGCCAAGCTCTTCCGCGAAGCCGGAATCGCCGTCACTGAAAACGTCGGCGGCTACGGTGTTGTGGGCGTCCTCAAGAACGGCCCCGGGCCGACCGTCCTTATCCGCGGCGACATGGACGCCCTGCCCATCATCGAAGAGACCGGCTTGCCCTTCGCCAGCAAGGTCAAGGTCGAACTCGGCGACGGCTCCCACGTCGGCGTCATGCACGCCTGCGGTCATGACATGCATCAGACGATCCTCGTCGCCACGGCGCAGACGCTCGTCGCCCTGAAGGACCGATGGAAGGGAACGGTCGTGTTTATTGCTCAGCCTGCCGAGGAGATCGGCGTCGGGGCTCTGGCCATGATCGACGACGGCCTCTTTACGCGCTTTCCCAAGCCGGAATACTGCATCGCCCTCCACGTCAGCCACGAGATGCTCAGCGGCACCGTCGGCTACACCCCCGGCTGGGTCTGGGCCAACGTGGACTCGGTCGATATCACCATCCACGGCAAAGGCGGTCATGGGGCCTACCCCCACGCCGCCATCGATCCCGTCGTGACCGCCGCACAGATCGTGACAGGCCTGCAAACCATCGTCAGCCGCCGCGTCAACCCGCTGGACCAGGCTGTCGTCACAGTCGGGTCCATCCACGCGGGGACCAAACACAACATCATCCCTGCGACCGCTCAATTGCAATTGACGGTCCGCACCTTCACCGACGAGGTCCGCAAGGAAGTGCTCGATTCGATCAAACGGATCACGGTGCAGACCGCCCGCGCGATGGGCTGCCCCAAAGACCCCGATGTGGTCGTGCTGGACGATGAGTTCACGCCGGCCAGCTTCAACGACCCCGGTCTGACCGCGGCGGCAGTCGAGGTCTTCAAGGGCATTCTGGGTGAGGCTAACGTCATCCAGCGCCCCCCAAGCATGGGCGGGGAGGACTTCGGACGCTACGCCAAGCACCTTGGGGTTCCCGGCTTCATGTTCCAATTGGGCGTCGTCGATCCGCAACGCTGGGAGGCATCCCGGAAGCCGGGCGGCGAACCGCTTCCAACCGTTCACTCGTCGAAGTTTCAGGTGGACATCGAGCCGACGCTCCAGACCGGCGTGCGGTGCATGACCAGCCTGGCCCTGTCGCTGCTTTCGGAACCCTAG
- a CDS encoding type II toxin-antitoxin system Phd/YefM family antitoxin: MASRMKRSRLATTAARAELANAVNRVAFGGERIVLKRHGKDCAAIVSLDDLQRLEELEDAYWVREAQKALAEAKRRGSRPIPYEKVDRRLDETKRRRRGARRSRR, from the coding sequence ATGGCATCCAGAATGAAGCGATCGCGACTGGCCACGACGGCGGCACGGGCGGAATTAGCGAACGCGGTGAACCGCGTTGCGTTCGGCGGCGAGCGGATCGTGCTCAAGCGGCATGGAAAAGACTGTGCTGCCATCGTCTCACTCGATGACCTTCAACGGTTGGAGGAGCTCGAAGACGCCTATTGGGTCCGAGAGGCGCAAAAGGCACTGGCCGAGGCCAAGCGCCGAGGCAGCCGCCCCATCCCCTATGAAAAAGTTGATCGACGGCTCGACGAAACCAAACGTCGACGGCGAGGTGCGAGGCGGTCGAGGCGATGA
- a CDS encoding pyridoxine 5'-phosphate synthase, translating into MPTLGVNIDHVATVRQARRAEEPDPVWAAVEAQLGGADCITFHLREDRRHIIDRDVPLLKEVVTTKLNMEMAASPEIVAIAVKNRPTQCTLVPERREELTTEGGLDVVRHGDRVGAAVKTLADAGIIVSAFIEPRREQIEKSAALGFHAVELWTGAYAHAESPKEHEAAMSELREGVRVGRACGLEVHGGHGLTFRNVAAIAAVEGFSEFNIGHSIIARAVFIGLRAAVREMKDLLDRYGRRE; encoded by the coding sequence ATGCCTACGCTAGGGGTGAACATCGATCACGTCGCGACCGTCCGGCAGGCCCGGCGGGCGGAGGAGCCGGACCCGGTTTGGGCGGCGGTGGAGGCACAGCTCGGGGGGGCGGATTGCATTACGTTTCACCTTCGCGAAGACCGGCGGCATATCATCGATCGCGACGTCCCGCTGCTGAAGGAGGTCGTCACCACGAAGCTCAACATGGAGATGGCGGCGTCGCCGGAGATCGTCGCCATTGCTGTCAAGAATCGGCCGACGCAATGTACGCTGGTGCCGGAGCGGCGGGAGGAACTGACGACCGAAGGGGGGCTGGATGTGGTGCGGCATGGCGATCGCGTCGGCGCGGCGGTCAAGACGCTGGCGGACGCGGGGATCATCGTCAGCGCGTTCATCGAACCGCGCCGCGAGCAGATCGAGAAATCCGCAGCCCTCGGCTTTCACGCGGTTGAGCTATGGACGGGGGCGTATGCACATGCAGAGTCCCCCAAAGAACATGAGGCGGCCATGAGCGAGCTTCGCGAAGGTGTCCGCGTCGGCCGGGCTTGCGGGCTTGAGGTTCATGGCGGGCACGGTTTGACGTTTCGCAACGTTGCGGCCATCGCCGCCGTCGAGGGCTTTTCGGAATTCAATATCGGCCATAGCATCATCGCCCGGGCCGTTTTCATCGGCCTCCGCGCCGCGGTCCGCGAGATGAAGGACCTTCTCGACCGTTATGGACGAAGGGAGTAG